Proteins encoded within one genomic window of Prosthecobacter fusiformis:
- a CDS encoding glycoside hydrolase family 10 protein — MRSLFLLFLLTSLPALAQISVPLPARELRGSWIATVHNINWPSEPGLPATRQKEQLQRLIQSAHDQGLNCLIFQVRPAGDALYESNIEPWSPYLSGLMSLAPSPKWDPLEFAIQEAHRLGMELHAWFNPYRALAGDKHTPSADHIRRRHPEWTVKYGRDWWMNPGIPEVRQRAVDVMLDVTRRYDVDGIHMDDYFYPYPIPGADKKPIPFDDAATYAQYNALGGMPLSLTAWRRQNVDETVRATYAGIKAIKRTVKFGISPFGLWRPNFPEGTGGGLDPYEELGADSRKWLQQGWVDYLTPQLYWTIDRPKLGFTTYYDWWLNENTLGRHIWPGMNSSKVGDDRNAGEILKQISVLRERGLRMTPGHFHWNFGALDKDLGKLGTLTKERAYNIVALPPASPWLSNVALPAPLIEKLAEGKRFRWGFSDPRWENYSRWWVIQAMIEGKWRTLDITFKDQHELDWPAKATAVAVRAAGKSWEIGEAGVARR, encoded by the coding sequence ATGCGCAGCCTTTTTTTACTTTTCCTTCTCACCAGCCTACCGGCACTGGCCCAGATCTCCGTCCCCCTGCCCGCACGGGAATTGCGTGGTTCCTGGATCGCCACCGTGCATAACATCAACTGGCCCAGCGAGCCGGGTCTGCCTGCCACGCGACAGAAGGAGCAGCTCCAGCGCCTCATCCAAAGTGCCCATGACCAGGGGCTAAATTGTCTCATTTTTCAGGTCCGTCCTGCGGGGGACGCCCTTTATGAATCCAATATCGAGCCCTGGTCCCCCTACCTCAGCGGACTCATGAGCCTGGCACCGTCACCTAAATGGGACCCTTTGGAATTTGCTATTCAGGAAGCTCATCGCCTGGGGATGGAACTGCACGCCTGGTTCAATCCCTACCGTGCGCTAGCCGGGGACAAACACACCCCCAGTGCCGATCACATCCGCCGGCGTCATCCAGAATGGACTGTCAAATATGGCCGCGACTGGTGGATGAATCCCGGCATCCCTGAGGTGCGCCAGCGTGCTGTGGATGTCATGCTGGATGTGACCCGCCGCTACGATGTGGATGGCATCCACATGGATGACTATTTTTATCCCTACCCCATCCCCGGTGCCGATAAAAAGCCCATCCCCTTCGATGATGCTGCCACTTATGCCCAATACAATGCACTGGGCGGCATGCCGCTAAGCCTCACTGCCTGGCGGCGTCAAAACGTGGACGAAACAGTGCGAGCGACCTATGCCGGTATCAAGGCCATCAAACGGACCGTCAAGTTTGGCATCAGCCCCTTTGGCCTCTGGCGGCCTAACTTCCCCGAAGGCACTGGCGGTGGCCTGGACCCGTATGAGGAACTGGGTGCCGACAGCCGCAAGTGGCTGCAACAAGGGTGGGTGGACTACCTCACCCCCCAGCTCTACTGGACCATCGACCGGCCTAAGCTGGGCTTCACCACCTACTATGACTGGTGGCTGAATGAAAACACGTTAGGCCGCCATATCTGGCCTGGCATGAACAGCAGCAAGGTCGGGGATGACCGCAATGCGGGGGAGATCCTCAAACAGATCAGCGTCCTCCGTGAGCGCGGCCTGCGCATGACACCCGGTCATTTCCACTGGAACTTTGGCGCGCTGGACAAGGACCTGGGCAAGCTCGGCACCCTTACCAAAGAACGCGCTTATAATATCGTCGCACTGCCACCTGCCAGCCCATGGCTGAGCAACGTCGCACTGCCCGCACCGCTCATCGAAAAACTGGCCGAGGGTAAACGCTTCCGCTGGGGATTCAGTGATCCGCGCTGGGAAAATTACAGCCGCTGGTGGGTTATCCAGGCCATGATCGAAGGCAAATGGCGCACCCTTGATATTACATTCAAAGACCAGCACGAGCTTGACTGGCCAGCCAAAGCCACCGCCGTGGCCGTACGAGCGGCGGGGAAATCATGGGAGATTGGTGAAGCCGGGGTGGCCAGGAGATAA
- a CDS encoding PDZ domain-containing protein codes for MKPLHAALLAMAGLLALLNNPLNAQQQPMPLEPESAPKAIDPSPPPSREPPPTSGRPRGLRQGQEEPTAYIGVLTANVPRELRAHFGLSEGFGLLVQEVMPDTPAQAAGIQDDDILIRFEDQKLVNMEQLQTLVRSKKKDDLVSMTLISAGVEKQVTVRIEERMMPVESRDPRDDYFQPFYRGDRNRPDMNDMRDSLERYQKQMREYQERMRDWRREDNNGTPPTSPLWDGGRRRSDSDSRTEPRTVPDSAYRPPSPGRPRESANVTRSDDSGIYSLRQEGERMIFSAKPKEGVETSWDVSNPDERRSIPAPMQEKLRQLEEIRGSD; via the coding sequence ATGAAACCCCTCCATGCAGCTTTGCTGGCCATGGCCGGACTGCTGGCGCTTTTGAACAACCCGCTTAATGCCCAGCAGCAGCCAATGCCTCTTGAACCCGAATCAGCGCCGAAGGCGATTGATCCATCCCCGCCCCCTTCTCGTGAACCTCCGCCGACAAGCGGTCGCCCCCGTGGTCTTCGCCAAGGGCAGGAGGAACCAACGGCTTACATTGGAGTATTGACTGCAAATGTGCCGCGTGAATTACGCGCTCATTTCGGCCTATCCGAAGGTTTTGGCCTTCTCGTACAAGAGGTCATGCCGGATACTCCTGCTCAGGCTGCTGGCATCCAGGATGACGACATCCTGATCCGTTTTGAAGATCAAAAACTGGTGAATATGGAGCAGCTCCAGACCCTGGTGCGCAGCAAAAAGAAAGATGATCTGGTGTCGATGACTCTCATTTCTGCTGGCGTGGAAAAACAAGTCACTGTCAGGATTGAGGAGCGGATGATGCCTGTGGAATCAAGAGATCCCCGCGATGATTACTTTCAGCCTTTCTATCGCGGTGACCGCAACCGCCCTGACATGAATGACATGCGCGATTCCCTAGAGCGTTATCAGAAGCAGATGCGGGAATATCAGGAAAGGATGCGCGATTGGCGTCGTGAAGACAATAACGGCACGCCCCCCACCTCTCCTTTATGGGATGGCGGGAGACGCCGTAGTGACTCCGATTCCCGCACAGAACCTCGCACTGTGCCTGACTCGGCATACCGTCCACCAAGTCCCGGCCGCCCCCGTGAATCTGCCAACGTCACCCGCAGTGATGACAGCGGCATTTACAGTCTTCGCCAGGAAGGTGAACGCATGATTTTTTCCGCCAAGCCCAAGGAAGGTGTAGAAACAAGCTGGGACGTCAGTAACCCCGATGAGCGTCGTTCCATTCCCGCACCGATGCAGGAAAAGCTGAGGCAACTGGAGGAAATTCGCGGTAGCGATTAA
- a CDS encoding efflux transporter outer membrane subunit, whose product MPLPPSWTSPALQKGLLALSLMLSVSCGLLPPLGSKRLKKDAHAIHAMAPENWTALPSLPEKASIGWLADFNSARLRTLVAQAIAANPDLAAAAERVKQARAETVQAGADLFPALSGAYNASRSQSPGDQRFPGLTPINNRFRLTFNMSWEIDFWGRIADERGAAKANRLAIEENFHAARLSLAANTVQTATTLAEAQALTRLAEQNVQTRRMQLGILEKQLDRGLDTDRAALDVSLARADLARTESTLQQRRATVDQSRRALEVLLGGYPAGAEAGMGALPTLARSIPAGLPSELLLRRPDLRAAERQLEAALRRESAAKKAFLPSIRLTGDSGRTSQDMDNLLAPDSAIWAIAANGVQTLFQGGRLVAGVRLERARYEELLATYKGSALVAFQEVETALAADRFLQAQAEALARASTEAERSERLALGQYEKGLSDVLTLLDASQRAFDARSALISVQAQRLRNRADLHLALGGEF is encoded by the coding sequence ATGCCGCTTCCCCCCTCCTGGACATCGCCTGCCCTGCAAAAGGGACTGCTGGCCTTGAGCCTGATGTTGTCTGTCTCTTGCGGGCTATTGCCACCGCTGGGCAGCAAGCGGCTGAAAAAAGATGCGCATGCCATTCATGCAATGGCCCCAGAGAACTGGACAGCTCTGCCCTCCTTGCCGGAAAAAGCTTCCATAGGATGGTTGGCAGACTTTAACAGTGCGCGGCTGCGTACCTTGGTGGCCCAGGCCATTGCGGCGAATCCAGATCTGGCGGCTGCTGCGGAACGGGTGAAGCAAGCGCGGGCTGAAACGGTCCAGGCGGGGGCGGATCTGTTTCCGGCATTAAGTGGTGCCTACAATGCCAGTCGCTCGCAGAGTCCTGGAGACCAGCGGTTTCCTGGCCTGACACCGATCAATAATCGTTTCCGACTAACCTTCAATATGTCCTGGGAGATCGATTTCTGGGGTCGCATTGCGGATGAGCGGGGCGCGGCGAAGGCAAATCGCCTGGCGATTGAAGAAAACTTCCACGCAGCGCGGCTCTCCCTGGCGGCGAATACGGTGCAGACGGCGACGACGCTGGCTGAGGCCCAAGCACTGACCCGGCTGGCTGAGCAAAATGTGCAGACCCGGCGGATGCAACTGGGCATTCTGGAAAAGCAACTGGACCGGGGACTGGATACTGATCGGGCAGCACTGGATGTGAGCTTGGCACGGGCGGATCTGGCACGTACGGAATCCACCCTCCAGCAACGCCGTGCGACGGTTGACCAGTCCCGGCGTGCACTGGAGGTCCTGCTGGGCGGGTATCCAGCGGGTGCGGAAGCCGGTATGGGAGCTTTGCCGACGTTGGCGCGGAGCATTCCAGCCGGGCTGCCGTCAGAGCTGTTGCTGCGTCGGCCAGACCTGCGTGCGGCAGAGCGGCAACTGGAGGCGGCTCTGCGCCGTGAAAGTGCTGCGAAAAAAGCTTTCCTGCCGAGCATTCGGCTGACGGGAGACAGCGGGCGGACCTCTCAGGATATGGACAATTTGCTGGCACCAGATTCCGCGATCTGGGCCATTGCAGCCAATGGTGTGCAGACCCTTTTCCAAGGCGGACGGTTGGTAGCTGGAGTGCGGCTGGAGCGGGCACGTTATGAAGAGTTGCTGGCCACCTATAAAGGCAGCGCGCTCGTGGCTTTTCAGGAAGTGGAGACTGCCCTGGCAGCGGACCGCTTTTTACAGGCGCAGGCGGAGGCGCTTGCTCGAGCCTCCACTGAGGCTGAGCGCTCGGAACGACTGGCCTTGGGGCAGTATGAAAAGGGCCTCTCAGATGTGCTGACTTTGCTGGATGCCAGCCAGCGAGCTTTCGACGCCCGCAGTGCTTTGATCAGTGTGCAGGCGCAGCGCTTGCGCAACCGTGCGGATTTGCATCTGGCACTGGGGGGGGAATTTTAA
- a CDS encoding endonuclease/exonuclease/phosphatase family protein, giving the protein MLSFAELQQLVKEPRPGGALEAKVHQLLNSPIISNEAYYQGKRPLRLRNEHQGEFLRVATWNVEKSLRMKEVTSALASESFFESLVNEKMAPKGSAAHTELLRERARLASADVIILQEMDIGISRSGYRDAARELAKALGMNYAFAPQQLEIDPVMLGLEPIAHGRGGEVRHQPDEARYKGLFGLAILSRYPIINAHSFQLKVQPYDWYAGEKAGTDVVEGMRRLATEIVFENQIVREMKIGGRVFFRVDLDVPGVPGNTLSVINNHLEIKARPRDREAQMAEILSYMRDIPNAVVMAGDHNSAHEDLSPTSITRVFSRTTSSSQTWLGVSMNLLMAAPVAVNSGRVLLNTAKNFHSPLAPHIPVLLPNKTRGLFNLIEEYRFADGGKFDFRGDKERSINGISAKLANANEKAIKGQTPTFSVQRPIGPIGRSRLDWIFVKVPPSAQGADDFDYRLAPHFGETLSGMIEGLTVRLSDHSPCVVDIPMQEPPGIE; this is encoded by the coding sequence ATGTTATCCTTTGCTGAGTTGCAACAACTCGTGAAGGAGCCCCGGCCGGGTGGCGCGTTGGAAGCCAAAGTTCATCAATTACTTAACAGTCCCATCATCTCGAACGAGGCTTATTATCAGGGGAAACGGCCGTTGCGTTTGCGGAATGAACATCAGGGAGAATTCCTCCGGGTAGCCACCTGGAATGTGGAAAAGTCCCTGCGCATGAAGGAGGTGACGTCAGCCTTGGCCTCCGAGTCTTTTTTTGAATCCCTGGTGAATGAGAAGATGGCACCCAAGGGCAGTGCGGCGCATACAGAACTGCTGCGTGAGCGGGCACGCCTGGCATCTGCGGATGTCATCATTCTGCAGGAAATGGACATCGGCATCAGCCGTTCAGGTTATCGGGATGCCGCACGTGAGTTGGCGAAGGCGTTGGGGATGAACTACGCGTTTGCACCGCAGCAACTGGAAATTGATCCGGTGATGCTGGGGCTGGAGCCCATCGCGCATGGCCGTGGCGGAGAGGTGCGTCACCAGCCGGATGAGGCGCGATACAAGGGGCTGTTTGGTTTGGCCATTCTCTCCCGGTATCCCATCATCAATGCGCATAGTTTTCAGCTAAAAGTGCAGCCATACGATTGGTATGCAGGTGAGAAAGCCGGGACAGATGTTGTCGAGGGGATGCGCCGTTTGGCCACCGAGATCGTTTTTGAAAATCAGATTGTGCGTGAGATGAAGATCGGCGGGCGGGTGTTTTTCCGTGTGGATCTGGATGTTCCTGGCGTGCCTGGAAACACGCTTTCTGTAATCAATAATCATCTGGAGATCAAAGCGCGTCCGCGAGACCGGGAGGCGCAGATGGCGGAAATCCTGTCCTACATGCGCGATATTCCAAATGCCGTGGTGATGGCCGGGGATCATAACTCCGCTCATGAGGATCTGAGTCCTACCTCCATCACGCGGGTCTTTTCACGCACGACCTCCAGTTCACAAACATGGTTAGGTGTGAGCATGAATCTGCTTATGGCTGCACCTGTCGCGGTCAATTCTGGTCGGGTACTGCTGAATACGGCCAAAAATTTTCACAGTCCTCTGGCTCCGCACATTCCCGTTTTACTGCCTAACAAGACGCGTGGACTTTTCAACCTTATCGAGGAATATCGTTTTGCGGACGGCGGAAAGTTTGACTTCAGAGGAGACAAAGAACGATCCATCAACGGCATTTCTGCCAAATTGGCTAACGCGAACGAAAAAGCCATCAAAGGCCAAACTCCCACCTTCAGTGTACAACGTCCCATCGGTCCCATCGGAAGGTCACGGCTCGACTGGATTTTCGTCAAGGTACCGCCTTCTGCGCAGGGTGCTGACGATTTCGACTACCGGCTGGCACCGCATTTTGGCGAAACGCTCAGCGGCATGATTGAGGGGCTGACAGTCAGGCTTTCGGACCACAGTCCCTGCGTGGTGGATATTCCGATGCAGGAGCCTCCTGGAATTGAATAG
- a CDS encoding LON peptidase substrate-binding domain-containing protein codes for MDVNCQNHPSFHLPDTMPVMVLGDCYLFPGCLLPLFIFEERYRLMLAHALKTDRMFCIGTRVRTAKDGYELLPVSTAGLIRACKKQEDGTSHVMLQGMRRIRFKNTHQEKPFVIADIEPMPTVIETEAGYVDELKDRALDLLPDATSCAGDAMRNLRTALLKIECPDLVCDILAYHFVRRPPIQHSLLIEPVLEKRYDILIAELERLQAED; via the coding sequence ATGGACGTCAATTGCCAGAATCACCCCTCTTTCCATTTGCCGGATACCATGCCGGTCATGGTGTTGGGGGATTGTTACCTCTTCCCCGGCTGCCTGCTGCCTTTGTTTATTTTTGAAGAGCGCTATCGCTTGATGCTGGCCCACGCACTGAAAACGGATCGTATGTTTTGCATCGGCACCCGTGTGCGCACGGCCAAGGATGGATACGAATTGCTACCCGTCAGTACGGCCGGGTTGATCAGAGCCTGCAAGAAACAGGAGGACGGCACCTCCCATGTCATGCTCCAGGGCATGCGTAGGATCCGCTTTAAAAACACCCATCAGGAAAAACCCTTCGTGATTGCCGACATCGAACCGATGCCCACGGTCATTGAGACGGAAGCTGGCTATGTGGATGAGTTAAAAGATCGTGCCTTGGATCTTTTGCCGGATGCCACCTCCTGCGCCGGGGATGCCATGCGCAACCTCCGCACAGCCTTATTAAAAATCGAATGCCCGGATCTTGTCTGCGATATCCTCGCCTATCATTTTGTCCGTCGTCCGCCCATCCAGCACAGCCTTCTCATTGAGCCAGTGCTGGAAAAACGTTATGATATCCTGATCGCTGAACTGGAGCGGTTGCAGGCCGAGGACTAA
- a CDS encoding Ldh family oxidoreductase — MSTTYHVLPTAAHNDLVRAAYVHRGYTAAEAEDAARFCEMASAHGIRTHNAIKALHLDHLFGSATGGCKPGAEVKVIEKKFAASEVWDAQLKLGQSVAFSAMERCMEMADKYGIGQVSVDNAFHYLWGGGYVMDAAKKGYIAYTNCTSTLGEVVPFGGKFPVLGTNPHSWGLPTQDACGFPIVIDWATSTVAMGRVQQLKREGKPLPPGAAVDAEGNPTTDANAAQWLLPFGAHKGYGLSLLIEVMGAMIGGSLPTLRGGGAHPTIKGQPTPAGEKRTGSFYFQVIHPDAISSGLFAQGRDFNSNMKAVIDDILGHGNEGCMLPGQPEAQNAAHTAKAGGLLFSTAEVEALNEIADEVGATRFDAASLPTYDTP, encoded by the coding sequence ATGTCCACCACGTATCACGTCCTTCCCACTGCCGCTCACAACGACCTCGTCCGCGCCGCCTATGTGCATCGCGGTTACACTGCCGCTGAGGCTGAAGACGCCGCCCGTTTTTGCGAAATGGCCTCCGCCCATGGCATCCGCACGCACAATGCCATCAAGGCTCTGCACCTGGACCATCTCTTTGGCAGTGCCACCGGCGGATGCAAACCCGGTGCCGAAGTGAAGGTGATCGAGAAAAAATTCGCTGCCAGTGAGGTCTGGGACGCTCAGCTCAAGCTGGGCCAGAGCGTGGCCTTCAGCGCTATGGAGCGCTGCATGGAAATGGCGGATAAATACGGGATTGGCCAGGTCAGCGTGGACAATGCCTTCCATTACCTTTGGGGTGGTGGTTACGTGATGGATGCGGCCAAAAAAGGTTACATTGCTTATACTAACTGCACTTCCACGCTGGGTGAGGTCGTCCCTTTCGGTGGCAAATTTCCGGTGCTGGGCACCAATCCTCACTCCTGGGGCCTGCCTACCCAGGACGCCTGTGGCTTCCCCATCGTTATTGACTGGGCCACCAGCACCGTCGCCATGGGCCGCGTGCAGCAGCTCAAGCGTGAAGGCAAGCCGCTGCCTCCTGGTGCTGCCGTGGATGCAGAAGGCAATCCGACCACCGACGCCAACGCCGCCCAGTGGCTGCTTCCCTTCGGCGCACACAAAGGCTACGGCCTCTCCCTGCTCATCGAAGTGATGGGGGCCATGATCGGCGGTTCCCTGCCCACCCTGCGCGGCGGCGGTGCCCACCCCACCATCAAAGGCCAGCCCACCCCGGCAGGTGAAAAACGCACTGGCAGCTTTTATTTCCAGGTCATCCACCCGGATGCAATCAGCAGCGGGCTCTTCGCCCAGGGGCGTGACTTCAACAGCAATATGAAGGCGGTCATTGATGACATCCTGGGCCACGGTAACGAAGGATGCATGCTTCCCGGCCAGCCCGAGGCGCAAAACGCTGCTCACACCGCCAAAGCCGGTGGCCTGCTCTTCAGCACCGCTGAAGTCGAAGCGCTCAACGAGATCGCCGATGAAGTCGGTGCCACCCGTTTTGACGCCGCCTCCCTGCCGACCTACGATACGCCGTAA
- the prmC gene encoding peptide chain release factor N(5)-glutamine methyltransferase → MKPLLDTLRAGTGYLEKHSVDEARLNMEHLLAHVLGCRRLDLYLRFGEILQEVDLEKLRGLTKRRADGEPLQHLLGTVDFLGLELISDHRALIPRPETEYLCDLLIKRYGKSPPARVLDMATGSGCIGLTLASAWKDSQVILADISEEALDLARLNASRLGLERLQVLRSDLFEKISGTFDLVVSNLPYIPTGEIPSLSREVRRDPILALDGGADGLDMVRRFLADAPSRLAPGALIALEVGHDQGHLTASHASGLGYGAAEVKADLAGVERFVFADAPPVV, encoded by the coding sequence ATGAAACCCCTCCTTGATACTCTCCGCGCTGGCACAGGTTATCTGGAGAAGCATAGCGTGGATGAGGCTCGGCTGAATATGGAGCACCTGCTGGCACATGTGCTGGGTTGTCGCAGACTGGATTTATACCTGCGTTTTGGTGAGATCCTGCAGGAGGTAGATTTGGAAAAGCTGCGTGGACTCACCAAAAGACGTGCGGATGGCGAACCCCTCCAGCATTTGCTGGGAACAGTGGACTTTCTTGGGCTGGAACTCATTAGCGATCATCGTGCCCTCATTCCTCGGCCGGAAACAGAATACCTCTGTGATCTGCTGATCAAACGCTATGGGAAATCACCTCCGGCCCGCGTGTTGGACATGGCCACTGGCTCCGGCTGCATCGGCCTGACCTTGGCGAGCGCGTGGAAAGACAGCCAAGTGATCTTGGCCGATATTTCTGAGGAGGCGCTGGATCTGGCACGACTCAATGCAAGCAGGCTGGGCTTGGAGCGTTTACAGGTTTTACGCAGTGATCTTTTCGAAAAAATCAGCGGGACATTTGACCTTGTGGTTAGCAATTTGCCCTACATACCGACTGGAGAAATACCTTCATTAAGTCGTGAGGTAAGGAGGGATCCCATCCTGGCACTCGATGGCGGTGCCGACGGCTTGGACATGGTGCGTCGGTTCCTCGCAGATGCGCCTTCCAGGCTGGCTCCAGGCGCACTCATAGCGTTGGAGGTTGGGCATGATCAGGGGCACCTGACAGCCAGTCACGCCAGTGGACTCGGTTATGGAGCCGCAGAGGTGAAGGCCGACCTAGCCGGAGTCGAGCGTTTCGTCTTTGCTGACGCACCCCCAGTCGTCTGA
- a CDS encoding RNA polymerase sigma factor → MEAATIDAWKYCFDKVAPKLLLYAVQLCPSRADAEDVVQMAFVRWWKRFPEGNEEHIPLLYAAVRTIALDQRRSDTRRSRREAASNVALPMGDAPVFDTSPEQKETALIIQEAMQTLPEDQREVVTLKLWGGLTFAEIATTMGESINTVSGRYRYALQSLQKKLAPRRGDLVIDSTPAATNVVPFPFAKEA, encoded by the coding sequence ATGGAAGCCGCCACTATAGATGCCTGGAAATACTGCTTCGACAAGGTCGCTCCGAAGCTGTTGCTCTATGCTGTCCAGCTCTGCCCCAGCCGGGCAGATGCGGAAGATGTCGTGCAAATGGCCTTCGTACGCTGGTGGAAACGTTTTCCTGAAGGGAATGAGGAGCACATCCCCCTTCTATATGCGGCTGTTCGCACCATTGCCCTGGACCAGCGCCGGAGTGATACCCGGCGCAGCCGTCGTGAGGCTGCGTCCAATGTGGCCCTGCCTATGGGCGATGCCCCAGTCTTCGATACCAGCCCGGAGCAGAAAGAAACGGCGCTGATCATCCAGGAGGCCATGCAGACCCTGCCTGAAGATCAGCGTGAAGTCGTGACGCTAAAGCTTTGGGGCGGCCTGACTTTTGCGGAAATCGCCACGACCATGGGGGAGTCTATCAATACCGTTTCGGGACGTTATCGTTATGCACTCCAGTCCTTGCAAAAAAAATTGGCACCTCGCCGCGGGGACCTGGTGATCGATTCCACTCCCGCCGCCACCAACGTCGTACCTTTTCCATTCGCCAAGGAGGCCTGA
- the rpmE gene encoding 50S ribosomal protein L31 — translation MKEQGHPTVYETSITCTCGAVYQTISTVQNLKIGICAGCHPYFTGEQRFIDTAGRVDKFAQRYGSTRVRRAAPKLSDVSA, via the coding sequence ATGAAAGAACAAGGCCACCCTACGGTTTACGAAACATCGATCACCTGCACCTGCGGTGCGGTTTATCAGACCATCTCCACGGTGCAGAACCTGAAGATCGGTATTTGCGCCGGTTGCCACCCCTACTTCACAGGTGAGCAGCGCTTCATTGATACCGCCGGTCGTGTGGACAAATTCGCCCAGCGTTACGGCAGCACCCGCGTCCGCCGCGCTGCTCCAAAGCTCAGCGACGTTTCCGCTTAG
- the prfA gene encoding peptide chain release factor 1 produces the protein MDYAPIIATKRTRFELLEELMGQPGFFDDPKKSGELTREHRTLGNLLESWDEYQKQLTELADSQEMLKAGDEEFAAMAAAEIPLIEKRVEELEKSVQFSILPPDPLEGRDALVEIRAGTGGDEASLFAADLVRMYSRFAETRGWKVETLESSPSDVGGFKEIVMKVGGEDVFRVLKYESGVHRVQRVPATEAQGRIHTSAATVAVLPEAEEVDFELKTDEVRIEVCRSSGAGGQGVNTTDSAVQVMHIPTGTIVRCQDGRSQIKNKEKALTILRSRLLEKKQQEEAAKYSAHRRNLIGSGGREEKIRTYNYPQNRVTDHRIEMTVYNLDMFMEGRVDQIVDSLLASDLQERLAEAGLK, from the coding sequence ATGGATTACGCCCCCATCATCGCCACGAAACGCACCCGTTTTGAGCTCCTCGAAGAACTCATGGGCCAGCCGGGCTTCTTTGATGATCCGAAAAAGTCGGGGGAACTTACCCGGGAACATCGGACGTTAGGAAACCTTCTGGAAAGCTGGGATGAATATCAAAAGCAGCTCACCGAACTGGCGGACAGCCAGGAAATGCTGAAAGCCGGTGATGAAGAATTTGCAGCGATGGCGGCGGCTGAGATTCCGCTCATTGAAAAGCGCGTCGAAGAACTGGAGAAATCAGTACAGTTTTCCATTCTCCCGCCGGATCCCCTGGAAGGCCGAGATGCCCTGGTGGAAATCCGCGCTGGCACGGGAGGGGATGAAGCCTCGCTGTTTGCGGCGGATCTTGTGCGCATGTATTCTCGTTTTGCCGAAACTCGTGGCTGGAAGGTGGAGACGCTGGAATCCAGTCCTTCGGATGTCGGCGGATTTAAAGAAATCGTCATGAAAGTCGGCGGGGAAGATGTCTTCCGTGTGCTGAAGTATGAGAGCGGAGTTCATCGCGTCCAGCGTGTGCCTGCCACAGAAGCACAGGGGCGTATTCACACCTCTGCTGCCACAGTGGCCGTGCTGCCTGAGGCTGAAGAGGTGGATTTTGAACTCAAAACGGATGAGGTCCGTATCGAAGTCTGCCGCTCCTCCGGTGCCGGTGGCCAGGGGGTGAATACCACGGACTCCGCTGTGCAGGTCATGCACATCCCTACTGGCACCATCGTTCGCTGCCAGGACGGTCGCAGTCAGATCAAAAACAAAGAAAAAGCCCTCACCATCCTGCGCTCTCGCCTGCTGGAAAAGAAGCAGCAGGAAGAGGCTGCCAAGTATTCCGCCCACCGCCGCAACCTCATCGGCAGCGGTGGTCGCGAAGAAAAAATTCGCACGTATAACTATCCGCAGAATCGCGTGACCGATCACCGCATCGAAATGACCGTCTATAACCTGGACATGTTCATGGAAGGCCGCGTGGACCAGATCGTGGACAGCCTCTTGGCCAGTGATCTACAGGAGCGGCTAGCGGAGGCTGGGTTGAAATAA
- a CDS encoding isoprenyl transferase translates to MPHATTADDLKSIPRHIAIIMDGNGRWAKERGLPRTEGHRAGADTVKRVTEGCGQLGVEYLTLYAFSSENWKRPKREVDALMKLLEQFLRTKTAEMKEQNIRLQAIGRLHDLPKSCQEQLHRSVEATSQNNGLTLILALSYGGREEIIDGVKSLIDSVERGHLDKAMIDGDVFSKHLYTRYYPDPDLLIRTSGEMRISNFLLWQLSYTEFYVTSKLWPDFDQEDLKDAIRDYSKRQRRFGGV, encoded by the coding sequence ATGCCTCACGCAACCACTGCTGACGACCTGAAGTCCATCCCGCGTCACATTGCCATCATCATGGATGGCAATGGGCGCTGGGCCAAGGAACGCGGTCTGCCGCGTACTGAAGGCCATCGCGCCGGAGCGGATACTGTAAAACGGGTCACCGAAGGGTGTGGCCAGTTAGGCGTGGAATACCTTACGCTGTATGCGTTTTCTTCAGAAAACTGGAAACGACCCAAGCGGGAAGTGGATGCGCTGATGAAGCTGCTGGAGCAATTTCTCCGTACCAAAACGGCTGAAATGAAGGAGCAAAACATCCGTCTGCAAGCCATTGGCCGCCTCCATGATCTGCCGAAATCTTGCCAGGAACAGCTCCACCGCTCAGTCGAAGCTACATCTCAAAACAACGGCCTCACCCTCATCCTGGCCCTCAGTTACGGCGGGCGGGAAGAGATCATTGATGGCGTCAAAAGTCTGATCGACAGCGTCGAGCGTGGTCACTTGGATAAGGCCATGATTGATGGGGATGTTTTCAGCAAACATCTCTACACACGCTACTATCCGGACCCTGATTTGCTCATTCGTACCAGCGGCGAAATGCGCATCTCGAATTTCCTGCTCTGGCAGCTCAGCTACACGGAGTTTTACGTGACTTCCAAACTTTGGCCTGATTTTGACCAGGAAGACCTCAAGGATGCTATTCGTGATTACAGCAAGCGCCAGCGTCGGTTCGGCGGGGTATAA